CCACCTCCGGGGGGTCGCCTCTCCGCTCTGCCTCCGCAACGGGATCGCCCCCCTCGTAGGCCACCAGCACGTAGTAGGCCAGCCGGGGGAAGTGGAAGAGGAGGTTTCTAAGGCCGGCTGTCTTTATGCTAGGGGGTAGCATTAAGCCTCTCCAGGGCCTTTTTTACAAACGGGCAGTTATCCACCTCGACGTGACCGCATCCGGGATATGCCGGGCACCTGGCGGCGATTAAATCCAGCGCCGCACCTCTCCTCCTAACCAACAACCTAACGCCGTTCACCGGCGCGAGGTAGGGGTCGAGTATTTTGACATATGTGGGGTACGCCAGCTTCAGCACCTCTCCGGGAACACCCAAATTGCCTTCAAGGCTTTTGAAGTTGCCTTTTATGAAGGAGGCTACGTACATGGCGGCGCCCCACGCCGGGCAGATGTAGGCCTGGGTGATGTCGAATTCTAGCCTCTTGAGAGCCGCGCCGACCAGCACTAGATATGCCATGAGGTTTTCATCGCTGATCTCCTCGATGTTCCAGATCTTCTTGACGTGGCGGAGAGCGTCGAGCTCGCCGTGGTATATCAACGTTAGTGGGGCCTTTACGGTGGCGGCGCAACCCCCCTCGTCGCAGATCACCAGCCTCCGCCGGCGGAGGCTCTTCACGGCTTTATACACCGTGCTTAGCTGGTGCGGCGTCTTGACGTAGACCTCGTATGTTTTCAGCTTTCTTGGGTAGTTCTCGCTGTATATCCTCACCACGTCTCTTGAGATGTCTGTAAGATGTGGAACGAGGTCTTTCCAAAAGAACTTAAAGTGAGTATAGAGTTGGTCAAGGGATTTATACATGTGTTATCCTGAACAGTCTATTTATATATATTGTTACACCGTCCCGGTATAACGAGATATAAATACTCAGGTCCACCTCTCTACGTGTCGCTTTCTCCTCTCTACCGCTTCGTCTCCTATCTCTTAATTAGGGAGCTGGAGCCGGACGACTTGCCCAAGGTGAGGCACGTGGTGGACAACCTACCCGAGCCCTACCGGGGGGATATGCTTTCTGAACTTGACAGAGGCGACGCCTATCTAAGGCTTAGGGTTGACTTCACAAAGACTCTTCTCATGTACGTCCACCTCTACGAGTCTGTATTTGTGGATCCCAGCGGCCTTATGTGTACAGACGTGTCTGCGGAGGTGTTGAGGTACTACGCCAAATTCGGCTACGAGCCAGACCTAAGGTCGGCTAGGGTGAGGTGCGGAGACCACCTGGGGCTGGAGCTCCTGTTTGCGGCTAGCCTAATGGAGGAGGGTAGGAGGGAGGCCGCCGCAGACTTTTTCGAGAGGCATCTGGGGAGGTGGGGCCCGCTCGCCGGCTTTGCGATATACAGATCGGCGGCGACCAGCTTCTACAAATCGCTGGGGATGCTGGTGGCTGAGCTAATAGCAGAGGGGTATGAAAATCTACGCTGACTTCTCCCGTTGCGTCAGATCCTTCTGGAAGGCCAGCAGATGCTCGAAGTGCGTAGAGGCGTGTCCCGCCGGCGCTTTGTACGTCGGCGACGGCCGGGTGGAGGTGGCGGAGGATCTCTGCGTGGGGTGCGGCATATGCATAGGCGCGTGCCCCACCGGCGTCTACACGCCGGCGGAGGAGCTGGGGCCGAGAATTAGCTGTAGAGAGGGGGGTCCCTGCATACACGCGCTGAGGTTTGAGGACTATGTCAAGCTGGTGGAGAAGTACGGCGAGGTGGAGGTAGACGCTCGTTGCGACGACTGTAAGCTAAGGGACGCCGGCGGCGGCTGGAGGGCCCTAGAGGAGGCTCTGAAGGCCGGCCTCAGGGTGAAGGTGGCCAGGGGGAGGGGAGGCGATGTGAGCAGGAGGCTTCTCTTTAGGCGGGCCGCGGCTGGGGAGCCGTTAATAAAGGCCGTTAGGGGGCCGCCGAGGCGGTTTGAATACAGCAGGCCCCTCGGCGCCGAGGGCCTCCGCCCCGTGGTGGACGCGGATCGCTGCGTCTTGTGCGGGGTGTGCGCCGGCGTCTGCCCCACTGAGGCTGTGAAGGTGGATGAGGAAAGCGGCCTGGTTGCCGTAGACGGTGGGAGGTGTGTGGAGTGCGGCGTCTGTGTCGAGGCCTGCGACGTGGGGGCTCTGAGGCTGGAGAGGGGGGATATCGACGTGGAGCATTATCTTGTGGAGGTCGTGCAGTGCCCCAACTGCGGCACGGTATATGCAAAAAACCGGGGGGAGTGCCCCGTCTGCGGCTTCACCACCAAGTTGATAAAGGAGCTCTATGGCTTGTAGCTACTTTCCCAGGTCAATAGACAGGGTGGTTATCTCGGCTCTTGAGGCTAGGAGGCGTGGGGTGTTGCTGGGGGTCCGGGGGTCCGGCGTCTCTACGACTTTGAAAAGGGCGGCGTCGATCGCCGGCGTGCTTCTCGGCAGGGGGGACTGCCGGGAGTTTAGAGCGGTTGAGGTAGACATAGGCGAGGTGGCCGAGGCGGCTGGTTGCAACTGGTACGTCGCGGCCACGGGGTCGCTGGAGGAGGTGCTCAGGCTTATGGACGAGGTGGAGGCCCTGGTCATGCCGCCTCTCACCGTCGGGGAGCTGGGGGACTTCCTCGCCACGTTTAGCCAAGCCGCCGAGAGGGGGGTCCTCGAGAGGCTTCTGTACGTAACCGGGGGGTTCCCCGGCGCAGTGTGTAGAGCCTTAGAGGAGCTCAACTACCCGGGGAAAATCACCGCGGAGCACGTGGAGGGTCTCTCCCTAAAGCCGACTTGGTTTATCGAATTCGTCGAGAGGTACGGGAGAAGGTTTCTGCGAGACGCCGTGCTGGCGTACGTCACTGAAGAGGAGGCGAAGGAGCTTGGGGTGGAGCCCGCCCTCTGGCACGACCGGAGAGGCGGCAGGCTGGCGCTTAAGTTGCCGTGGCTCCAGTTTTTCGCGGTGCACCACGACCCCAAGTACGCGGTTGAGGTGCTGGAGAGGGCTGTGGAGGTCGTGAGAGATCCGGGCCGCCTCTTGTACTACTATGCCCTACTGTGGCGCCTCGGCGTAGACAGATATGTGGAGCGGTCGGCGCTGTTGGTAGACGCCATCTACAGCCTCCCGCCCCCGGCCGCCGCGGAGCTAGGCAACTACTTCCTGGAGGTGGCCCCGAGAGTGGGCAAGGACGTGGAGGCGAAGGCTATACACGCCCTCTCCCTAGCCCTGAGGGGGCTGGAGTACAGAGTGGAGGACGTGGTGTATCTCGCCCAGAGGGCGGCGCGGCTGGCGCCGAGGAGGGAGGCCTACGACGCCGTCTACAACCTAGGGGTGCTTCTGCTCTCCTCCGGGAGGCTTAGGGAGGCGGAGGCCGTGCTGGCCATCGCGGAGGACCTCCTCTTCAAGGCTGGGAGCGACGAGGAGTGGCTGAGGGCTAAGAGAATTCTACACCTCTTGATGGCGTATAGAGAGGCGCTTTTGGGCAACTGGAGAGAGGTGGTGCGCCTACTTGAGGACGAGCTCTTTACTCTAAAGTTTGTTCCAGACTACTC
The sequence above is drawn from the Pyrobaculum ferrireducens genome and encodes:
- a CDS encoding TorD/DmsD family molecular chaperone, with amino-acid sequence MSLSPLYRFVSYLLIRELEPDDLPKVRHVVDNLPEPYRGDMLSELDRGDAYLRLRVDFTKTLLMYVHLYESVFVDPSGLMCTDVSAEVLRYYAKFGYEPDLRSARVRCGDHLGLELLFAASLMEEGRREAAADFFERHLGRWGPLAGFAIYRSAATSFYKSLGMLVAELIAEGYENLR
- a CDS encoding 4Fe-4S binding protein, with product MKIYADFSRCVRSFWKASRCSKCVEACPAGALYVGDGRVEVAEDLCVGCGICIGACPTGVYTPAEELGPRISCREGGPCIHALRFEDYVKLVEKYGEVEVDARCDDCKLRDAGGGWRALEEALKAGLRVKVARGRGGDVSRRLLFRRAAAGEPLIKAVRGPPRRFEYSRPLGAEGLRPVVDADRCVLCGVCAGVCPTEAVKVDEESGLVAVDGGRCVECGVCVEACDVGALRLERGDIDVEHYLVEVVQCPNCGTVYAKNRGECPVCGFTTKLIKELYGL